CAGAAGTAACTGAGATTTCTGGTAGGGGTATAGGATTAGATATTGTCGAGAGAAATATCGAATCGCTTCATGGTGTAATATCGATTAGCAGTGAGATCGATAAAGGAACTCAAATTACGATTCGTGTGCCACTTACATTAGGTATAGTTCAAGGTTTTTCAGTGGGAGTTGGTGATGAGATATTCATACTTCCATTAGAATCAGTAGTGGGGTGTATTGAATTACCTTATTGCGAGCAAGAAAATATTAATAGTCGAGGTGTCATTAATTTACGTGGTAAAGTGTTGCCATACGTTCGTTTACGGGATGTGTTTGGTATTGCTAAAAAATCTTCGGTGCGTGAAAGCGTTGTGGTTATACGTTATGGTGATGGTGAAGTTGGCATTGCTGTTGATTACTTATATGGTGAAGGTCAAACAGTAGTTAAACCTTTAGCACGAGTATTACGTTCGGTCCCTGGGATTTTTGGGTCAGCACTTTTAGGTGATGGACGTGTAGCGTTGATTATTGATGTGGCTGGTTTAATGCGCATGACGACCAGTTATAATTTAGAAAACCGCCAGCGACGAATTAGTCATACTATTACGAACGGAGCTGAAGTATAGGTAACAAAAGTGGAGTCGTAGATGAGCGACAATGACAAAAAACGAAATGATAAGACAGCGAATAATTCAAATGAAACTGTTAGTAATTTTGTACTATCGCAAGCTATAACTAGCGATAACCAACAAAATCAATTTTTAAGTTTTTTTGTCGCTGGTGAAGAATATGCCTTAGGGATTCTTGAAGTAAAAGAAATCGTTGAACTGTCTAAATTAACAAAAATCCCTTCGGTACCAAGTGCTATTCGCGGCGTTGTTAATCTTCGCGGTCGTGTAGTACCAGTATTAGATCTAGCGTTACTTTTTGGATTAACTGAAACCAATATTACTAAACGCACCTGTGTAGTCATGATTGAAGCTGAATGGGAAGGGGAACAGACAGTAGTTGGCCTATTAGCAGATGCTGTTAGTCAGGTAATTGAGTTGCCAAAAGATTCAGTGCAAGCAGCTCCAGCGTTTGGAACAAAGGCTAAAGTAGATTTTCTTAAAGGTATGGCAAATATTGGAGATAAGTTTGTATTAATATTAGATCTTAATAGTGTTTTACATTATTTGGCTATAGATACCATTAGCATTACCGATAATTTATCAAAACAAATACTAGATAGTTCAGCAAATACTGCTATCGTAAATAGTGAGGCTTCGCAGACACAATCTGTGAATATTTAGGCAATTTAAATCGACGGTATGGTTAGATGATTAGTTTAGATAATAACATTAAGCAACCATACGAACTTATCGAAAGTGAATTTAAATTATTTCAACGCCTCGTATATCGTGAAGCCGGAATATTTTTAGGAGATGCAAAACGCGCTCTTGTCGCCGGACGTTTGTCATCACGAGTAAAAGAATTAGGTCTACCTAATTTTAGCGCCTATCATCGTTTAGTTACTAAAGGTAATACTGATGAATTAGCGACAATGCTTGATTGCATTTGTACTAATGAAACGCATTTTTTTCGTGAAGCACATCATTTTGAATTTCTTGCTAACACATGGCTTCCCGCACGCATTAAAGCAGCTTTATATGGTGGTTCTCGTAAAATACATATTTGGAGTGCGGGGTGCTCAACCGGCGAAGAACCTTATTCTATAGCCATGGTGCTTTTAGACAAACTATGTGGTCAAGGCTATTGGGATATTGAAATACTGGCAACTGATTTATCACGACGAGCGCTTAATCAAGCTCGTTTAGGAATATGGAATATTGACAGAGCCTCTGAGATTAATGAGTACTATTTAAAAAAATATATGCTTCGTGGAGTCAACTTAAAATCTAAATGGATGAAAGCCAGTAATGCTTTAAGAAAAATAATCCGTTTTGAGAGGATGAATCTCAACGATACTATTTATGAATATATTGATACCTTTGATTTAATATTTTGTCGTAATGTACTAATATATTTTGATAATACTTCACGAAATGCTGTTATTGAACGACTACTTTCTTATCTTGCACATGCTGGTTATTTATTTCTTGGTCATGCTGAAACTATTAATGGCCTTAATAGTCAATTGTATGCTGTTGCACATTCGGTTTATACCCGCGAGCAGAATAAGAGTGTTTTACCTGAAACAGGTATAACATAAGTATCGAGAAAGGCATGATAGAAAAACAACGACCAATACGTGTATTAATTGTTGATGATTCGGCTGTCGTGCGGCAAACACTACTATCAATACTTAGTAACAATGGCAATTTTATTCCTAGTGTTGCTCCCGATGCATATATTGCAATGGCAAAAATGGCCAAAGAACGCCCGGATGT
This Deltaproteobacteria bacterium DNA region includes the following protein-coding sequences:
- a CDS encoding chemotaxis protein CheW — encoded protein: EVTEISGRGIGLDIVERNIESLHGVISISSEIDKGTQITIRVPLTLGIVQGFSVGVGDEIFILPLESVVGCIELPYCEQENINSRGVINLRGKVLPYVRLRDVFGIAKKSSVRESVVVIRYGDGEVGIAVDYLYGEGQTVVKPLARVLRSVPGIFGSALLGDGRVALIIDVAGLMRMTTSYNLENRQRRISHTITNGAEV
- a CDS encoding purine-binding chemotaxis protein CheW; translated protein: MSDNDKKRNDKTANNSNETVSNFVLSQAITSDNQQNQFLSFFVAGEEYALGILEVKEIVELSKLTKIPSVPSAIRGVVNLRGRVVPVLDLALLFGLTETNITKRTCVVMIEAEWEGEQTVVGLLADAVSQVIELPKDSVQAAPAFGTKAKVDFLKGMANIGDKFVLILDLNSVLHYLAIDTISITDNLSKQILDSSANTAIVNSEASQTQSVNI
- a CDS encoding protein-glutamate O-methyltransferase CheR, yielding MISLDNNIKQPYELIESEFKLFQRLVYREAGIFLGDAKRALVAGRLSSRVKELGLPNFSAYHRLVTKGNTDELATMLDCICTNETHFFREAHHFEFLANTWLPARIKAALYGGSRKIHIWSAGCSTGEEPYSIAMVLLDKLCGQGYWDIEILATDLSRRALNQARLGIWNIDRASEINEYYLKKYMLRGVNLKSKWMKASNALRKIIRFERMNLNDTIYEYIDTFDLIFCRNVLIYFDNTSRNAVIERLLSYLAHAGYLFLGHAETINGLNSQLYAVAHSVYTREQNKSVLPETGIT